In Bos indicus x Bos taurus breed Angus x Brahman F1 hybrid chromosome 4, Bos_hybrid_MaternalHap_v2.0, whole genome shotgun sequence, the sequence GGTATCATTCGGGTTAAAACTTCGGAACCCACAGCAGTTTAAATTTCTCTGGATGTCATCCCGAGCACTTGCTGTATTGTTCCAACCAACTTCCAGGAGCTGAGCCTAGAAAAACGCATTTAACATATACATCaaaatatgggacttccctggcggaccagtggttaagactctgtgcttccactgcaaggggtacATGtttaatccctggctggggaagatcccacatgccacacagtgtggccatcaataaataaataaaatgtgttaccCCTGTATAAAGTGTATAAAGCTGGGGCCTGCAACTCTTAATACTGTGTGTACCTAAAACAAATACTCTTTATAAAACCATCAAAACTTTTCAAAGGGTTATACCTCAATCTGCAACAAAAAGAAGGCACCATTTCTAACTCAAGAATAAAAATTGATGTTCACATGCAGTGTCAAAGAAGCACTTGGTTCAAAGTGCTTAGTTCCCAGAATGTAGCAAGACAAATTTTCCATTGCCCCAAAACTGAGACTCATATTCTTCAAACAAATTAAAGCTTAAAAAGAATAATTGCCAGAATGAAACTGCAAACATTCTGGAGTGCATGTTTCATTGCATATTGGCAGGGGAAGACTGGGTGAACACCCATTAGCAAGAGCACTTTTTGACCCTGCGAGGGCAAAATTCTACTCCAAAGATGCAAAAAATAGCAACATCTGATGTTGTAGGGCTCAAATCAGCCCCAAGAAAGCAATCAGGCACAAGAGACTTTGGCTATATAGAGGGAAATGGCATTCTGAATAAGAAGAAATTACTTTATATTCCAATCATTCCTCCCGCCTCCCTCTTTTTCCCATACTATGTGGTATAAtaaagcagcaagaaaaaaaaaaaaaaaccttgcttaCCTGTTGCTCCTGGTTCAGGGCTAAACAAGCACATGATACTGAAAACTGGACAATGAATACAAGCAAGAGAATAATCATGTACTGAGAATCAAAGTTAAGTATATTTCTGGAAATATTTAGAATAACATCAAACAGAGGTACTGACAACTTCACATGCACCAAAAGGAAGCCACCTAGAACACAGAATAAGGGCACTTGGAGaaacttcaaaaagaaaacatgtaatttttattttgataaaacacTGCAGGTATAATTACCTAGAAAAAGACTAACTTCAATAATTACTTAAATGCTTTCtgtcatagagaacagacttgtgctgCCAAGGGGAAGGGGAGTACAAAGGGATGGctttggagtttgggattagcagatgcaagctgttACCTAcataagaatgaataaacaacaaggtcctattgtatagtacagggagTTATATTCGATATcttgtgataagccataatggaaaagaatgtgaaaaaaaatacgtatgatatgtgtataactgagtcactttgctgtacagcagaaattaaacacaacatttaaatcaactatacttcaataacattaaaaataaataatagctgaTCCATTGTAATTTCatttagattaaaataaaaattgttacatagaaaaagcaggaagtAAGTATAGATAAATGTATGCAAGCTTTCTGAATATCGAGtcttaaaaaaatcactgagaaATTCTCAACCTAATATTAAAGACTTGGAAAGGACCTAGAGGCCCCTGAATCAGTTAAATGTAATGCTGAATTTGCAACATACACGTAGGACGATACTGAACTTGCAGGATACATTCTTCacaatgtgaaaagaagagagcatATGTAAACATACAGTAACTTAACTAAGAAACGTTCCTAATATTGGTTGAGCAAATACACATAATGCTTGCCAGGAGCTGCTGTCTGACAATTCGTCTCCTGATGGTAATTTTAAGTTAGGGTTACAAAAACAGTAATCGACAAGGTAAGAACAAACCCAGTGCCGGTAAAACTCCCAGTTGtaaaaaaggatacaaaaaaAAGCAACACCTGATGGTGTTTCACAGCTCCGATCAGCCCCACTAACGCGATCAGGAACAAGAAGATGCCAACTGCGATGACCACGCCGACCACACGGAGACTGGAAATCAACCCGAAGCCGATGCCCCATGCGGCAATTCCAATCAGAAGCAGGCTAACCAACTGCAAAAATCACCACAAAGGGcagtgaggagggagaggaaggggcaggaaaaagaaagaggagaagtgCCAACTTATATATTAACATCAAGGACATCCTTCAGGCATCTGCTTAGTATCTTACGAATGACTGCTAACACTCGATACTGGAATACACATGTGATCTCATTATAGTGCTGTTTTAACAAGTATTAATCCTCagacatgcttttaaaaaacaatcatcTATATAGTGTGGGCCTCAGAGGCCATCTGGTTTACTAAACCTAAATGATTTCTACTTAAGCTTTTGAACTAATAGCATATTTAAAACTGCTAGACACCAACATATCTCTGTCTGACACACTTGTTTCCTCATGTGGAAATCACGTATCTTTCCTTCAAAGCCCAGAACAAGTGAACTTCTCTGGGGTGTCTTCCTAAGTTCCCAACAAACCAAATTCATTTCTCAATTCTCTGAGCAATCTCTGTTCTTCCAATGTGGTTCTACTCTCTTCATCACAGTAACACTCTGATTCCAAGCTTGTTTCTCATAGGGGTCTGTGAACAGCTTAGAGACCCCATCTTTTCACCTCTCTGTATTGCCCACACCTATCACAGAACTTGACCCTTGGAACAGTCAAAAATATCTTGCAGAACTGTCGCTGAAATGAACTGCTTTAGATATCATTAGCATTCAAATATAGAGAGAAACTTCTAAAACTTTTAGGACGAAAAGAGTGTTAAGAGATTTTAGCTACATTACTTAAACATGGCATTCTGAGTAAGAAGAAATTATTTGACATCCCAACCACTTAATTTGTATTATAAAACAAAGTCAAGTGTAAGAGGTAAACACATGCCTCAATCGGTCATTACCATTCAAAGTTACAGCTACTTCTTTAAAATAACACTTAAATAGCATGTCATATTAAGATTATAATCAATTGATAGAAGACACAGCTTCAGTAGGTATGTGggaagggtggggatgggggtggagcaGGAAAGAGAGAGGATCTTCAAGTCACTCAAGTGCTAACCATTTCCTGGAGCAACTTGACAGTTTTTAATaccttgctgggagaaatagaagTATGTAAAATAAACTTTCTAGCACCACTTTGAGGCCTAATAAACTTTGTCTTGAAATACAAAATAAGTCAATACTCATTCAAATGATTCTTTACTGAAACGTATAATTTTTTATACATGTAGTCGTTTATCAGacacacattttaaatgtctTGGTACATAAAAATTCTTAACATGTGTAGACATATGAGTAAAATGGCTAAATAACAGCagctgtttgtatttttatcCACTTATGATAAAGCAGCAAAACTTGGGAACAAAAGCAACCATCTGTAGTACCACAGGACTGAGTTACGGAGTTACATGGACCTGGTGGTCTCCATCATGTACACACAGGAAGCTTTgttttcagaaggagaaaaagaggaaaaacttcTCACAAACACTCATTGTCTCAACTGCTGCTTCTCAGCAGATCCATCTGCATCTGACTCTCTTATCACCTCATTCGCAGCCTTCTCAAACTTCAGACTCTCTTGGATGGACAAAAAGTCCTCGGCCCCATCACAAGTGAGCTTATTTCTGACTTTGTTGTATCCAAATATAACACATTTCCTTTCACGAGGTGTGAAAGGCAGAAGCCTGGAGGAGGTGTCAAGGAAGGAGAGGGCGATGCTGCTGGAGGGGCCTCGCCTCCATGAGGGGAGAGGGTGACGCTTAGCATCCACATCGCATGGTGGGAAGAAACACTGAAGATGGTCCACATGCTCAACACATCAGACTGACCTGCTGCATCGGTcggggttctccagagaaacagaaccaagaaGATACATATcgagagagaaacagaggagaTTTATTACAAGGAACGGGCTTATGTAACTGTACGGGCTAGAAAGTCCGCAATGTGCAGAGCAGGATGACAGGTTGGAAATTCTGGCAGGATTTCTAAGATGCCATTTTGAGACAAAATCCCTTCTCCTTTAGGAAACCCAGTTCTTGTTCTTAATGCTTTCATATTTCATATCATACATGAGGCCCACAATTACTGAAAGTCAACTGAGTGTAAATGTTAATCACCTCTTAAAAATACCTTCAGAGCAACATCTAGACGGATGTCTGAAAAAAACACCTTGCAATCACAGCACAGCCAAGTTTTCTGTAAAATTAACCAGCACTCGCCAGCTTCAAGTCCTGTGTGTGATGCCTGTTTATTCAATTAAATTCAGGGGCAGGACATTTACTCTGTATTTCTTTGAGTTTTAGGGCCAAAAAGATCAGAATCATGAATAATATGATACATAAAATTCTTCTAATCCATAGTTTTGAAGAATCCTTTTGGGAATCATCCCAAATCCTTAATGATATTAATGAAATTCTTGCCACAagttaaatattcatcaacaaaTGCTTGGTGCCCACTATATACCGGAAGCCAGAGACAAGATGCCCCTACAAAAACAAAGGTTGGCAAGCTTACTCTGTAAAGAGCCAGAGAATTGCCATCTGGCTTTATGGAACACACAGGCTCTGCCATAATTATTCAATCATAACACAAAAGCAGCAACTGATAATACATAAATGAAACAGCAGGGTTATGTTCCAATGACACTTCATTTACAGATACTGAGACTtaaattcatattattttcatgtggaaca encodes:
- the TSPAN13 gene encoding tetraspanin-13 isoform X2, with translation MGHRLRVDFQSPCGRRGHRSWHLLVPDRVSGADRSCETPSGVAFFFYMIILLLVFIVQFSVSCACLALNQEQQAQLLEVGWNNTASARDDIQRNLNCCGFRSFNPNDTCLASCVKSSHPCSPCAPIIGRYAGEVLRFVGGIGLFFSFTEILGVWLTYRYRNQKDPRANPSAFL
- the TSPAN13 gene encoding tetraspanin-13 isoform X1, which encodes MVCGGFACSKNCLCALNLLYTLVSLLLIGIAAWGIGFGLISSLRVVGVVIAVGIFLFLIALVGLIGAVKHHQVLLFFYMIILLLVFIVQFSVSCACLALNQEQQAQLLEVGWNNTASARDDIQRNLNCCGFRSFNPNDTCLASCVKSSHPCSPCAPIIGRYAGEVLRFVGGIGLFFSFTEILGVWLTYRYRNQKDPRANPSAFL